A region of the Pseudoliparis swirei isolate HS2019 ecotype Mariana Trench chromosome 21, NWPU_hadal_v1, whole genome shotgun sequence genome:
tattacagtatattatgtattattacattatattattgtgtttattattattacagtttttttattgcagtatattttgatgtattattatttcagtacattattatgtattattattcttactacattatattattatttattattattattgcagtatattatgtattattattattatattatattattatgtattattattattacattatattattgtgtttattattattacagtacattattatgtattattattaaagtatattactatgtattattattacagtacattattatgtattatttattattattactacagtctattattattactacattatattattatttattatcattactgtacattattatttattattattattacagtatattattatgtattattattacagtatattattatgtattattattcctacagtatattattatgaattattattcctacagtatattattatgtattagtattacagtatattatgtattattattacagtacattattatgtattatctattattattactatggtatattattatttattatcattaatgtacattattatttattattattacagtatattattatgtattattattactacagtacattattatgtattattattactacagtatattattatttattattattattacagtatattattatgtattattattattacagtatattatgtataattattacagtatattataatattttaatattgttcACTAATGTAGAATttactaaatatattaatgttcaacTTCAGAAGGTATACAGTGTATTATATTAAcaacacacatacgcacagacacactcacacagacagacacacacacacacacacacacacacacacacacacacacaccaacacacacagacagacagacacacacacagtttgcagGACAATAGCTgattgtgtgtgcgtttgtgtgtttgtgtgtgtttgtgtgttcagtcAAAGTAAATATGCACAAGTTCAGAAAAACGAGAGTTTACTGAAAGtaatattagaattaatattactTTTTACTCAAAATATTCCCCTGTGATTGTGAAATAAAGGATTGTCAAAATACCTCATGTGTTCAGATGTTTGAttgttgaattatttttttaaagcttaatATTTTataagctttttaaaaaaattcaaaaagtatttttttaaagcagttgGATGTAGTGACGTAAAAAGTAAATTATTGACCTTATAGAGATACCCAAGCCAAGTATTCCAACATGTACTGTACTCGAGTAAAAATAATTAGTTACTTTCCACCATTAGCCAAAAGGATTTCATATAAATCTCCTAAAGAAAATAACTTTAATCATGTGTCTTCTGTTCAGGAGGCGTTTGTTGTGTGACCGCAGGCTTTATGGCTCTTtaggaaacacaaacacacacacacacccacacacccacacacacacccatggcATAAAGTCTGGGCCATAAAACGGGTGATACTCCGGCTTATCACCCGTAGCTCCACCTTCataccctccaccctccaaaCCGTCAAATATCTCGTCAAACCCTTCCCTTCTGTCACACCTGATGCACCGAGCTGCTCGTTGACGTCTCAGAAGAGGAGCGTACTTTTTGGGGATTTCTAGACGTTTgtctttattttgttcaccttcTCGACGACCATCCTCAGACACCATGTGCACAGGAGCCTGTTCCAAGTTCATCGCCATCCCCCTCTACGTGATGGCGGCGGTGTCCATCATCTGCAACATCATGCTCTTCTTCCCGGACTTCAAAACGACGTACGCGTCCGAGGACGGAAAGGAAACGCCGCGCATTACCCAGGAGGTCAAATACATGGCAGGCCTGATCGGGGGAGGAGTCATAGTGAGTAGCTCGAGGGAAGAATACATGGGATTAAggtccataaatatatatatatatacatacatatatatatatctactcaGACTACCTGGTGGAAGAGAGCGTAACCCTGTCTCCGATTCAAAATGGCGTTCCCGTGCAGCTTAAACGGCATTCTCTCCGTCTCAGTTACGTTCGCCGGAAACATATTTTCTCCCAGATTACGCACATTTAAAAACGTGGTAactgttaaaaaacaacaacaacaacaacaacaacactactCGGTAAAATTTAATAAAACATCCTGGTTTGGCTTACAGATAAATACATCTGTTGCGTAACGGCTGTGAAAGTCTCCTATGTGaaagtctcctgggtgaaagtcgctGGGTGAAAGTCACCTGGGTGAAAGTCACCTATGTAAATGTATCCTGGATGaaagtctcctgggtgaaagtctccTATGTGaaagtctcctgggtgaaagtctccTATGTGaaagtctcctgggtgaaagtctcctgggtgaaagtcgctTGAGTGaaagtctcctgggtgaaagtctcctgggtgaaagtcgctTGAGTGAAAGTCCCTTGGGTGaaagtctcctgggtgaaagtcgctTGAGTGaaagtctcctgggtgaaagtcgctTGAGTGAAAGTCGCTTGAGTGaaagtctcctgggtgaaagtcccttGGGTGaaagtctcctgggtgaaagtcgctTGAGTGaaagtctcctgggtgaaagtcgctTGAGTGAAAGTCGCCTGGGTGAAAGTCGCCTGGGTGAAAGTCGCCTGGGTGAAAGTCTCCTAAATCGCTGGGTGAAAGTCACCTGGGTGAAGGTCCTATGTTTGCGATACGTCACCGACGGATGTAATCTGGTTGAAAATACGTTTTAACTTTGGACGTAATTGACAAGAGCAGTTTTCTTCATACGGGAACAGCGTTTTTTAAGAGAGCAggatgcatcatgggaagtcCGACCCGACCTTTAGTGCGGCTCTCAGGAAACTTCGTCAAaaccagaaagaaaagaagaagaaaaacacccagatgacgtcatcgtgaaTTACAACTGTGTTTTCAAACTGAGACGAggcgtgttgcattgtgggagttgTAGGCTCCACGGTATTTGGAGCATGACTCATACTTGGGGATTAAAAGTCAGGATATCAGCGActtcattcatttgtttgttttttattgtatccGTCTGTTGATCCGTCTTCATGGAAATGTGATTCTTTCTCTCATGACGTATCTTAAATATgacgcctctctctcttctgctgtCAGGTCCTCATTCCTGCCATCCACATCCACCTGACCAGCACTAAGAGCTGCTGTGCCAACCGCTGTGGGGTGAGTCCCGGGAGACACGTTCACGCCCATGTTATCACCATCACGCTCATACTTCATCCTCTACACTTTTCTCTGTGAAGCGTAACaatcttcttttaaaaaaagacattaaagaatCTGTACTGTGACACTTTTTCGATACAAAGTAAGAGTCTGACTCTGCACCCCCTAGTGGTTGTATCGTGAACGGCACTACGGCAGCTGCACGAAGGGGACGCTATATAATATTATGTGTTTATTGCGGTCAAAGGAATACGTTCCGATGTTACCCGATTACTCCACTCAAGCAAATCTGATTTTCACAATTGTTATCTGTGGCTCCTCAATAGCAGCACTTGAAGTCCAAGGTCAAGCAATGTCATATAAAATGAGGTCACAGAAGacacttaaaggaacagtgcaGTCGCACTATTTGCAGAAATGGAATATTATATTCAGAACTATGTTTTTATGAGTGTATAATCACCATGAATGAAGAGTTATGCGTTTTTGATAAAAGATATATCTAAACATATCTATATTCTCTTCACGTAGTCCACCGtctttctacagtagcccagaagggacaaaccaAACGCCGCCTCTGGCATTTGTTTACGTCGGCCTCCTGCAACCACGCCTCTAGATGTCGCCAAATACCAaaccactgtctctttaagaaatcCAAAAGCACACTcctaagataagataagatatttatttattaggccCTCAGTTGGTAaattgcaggattacagcagcaggtgctcaGTAGAAcagtaatattttttttaattaaaaagtataaaaacagtaagaaaaatacataagcaatattaaatattcagacggaataaaagtatataaaagTTAATAATTAAGTGTATTTGCATTGCAGAAACAGTCAACAAATTAATAGGGAGCTAATGtcgcaataaaaaaagaaaataaaggtgaCATAAAAAAATACAGACGTCCGTGATGGacataaacaaatgtaaatatgaagttCTCCAGACAGTCGCAGTGTGTCACGGTTGAATCTGACCTCCACGCAGATGTTCCTGTCCATTGGTTTTGCAGCGCTGGGCGCGGTCGGCGCCGTGTACAGCCTGAGCGTGGCCGCCCTGGGCCTTTCCAACGGGCCCACCTGCTTGTGGAGCAACATTTTGCACCCCATCCCCGAATGGGGGACGCCCTTCAACAACACGT
Encoded here:
- the tm4sf21b gene encoding transmembrane 4 L6 family member 5 — translated: MCTGACSKFIAIPLYVMAAVSIICNIMLFFPDFKTTYASEDGKETPRITQEVKYMAGLIGGGVIVLIPAIHIHLTSTKSCCANRCGMFLSIGFAALGAVGAVYSLSVAALGLSNGPTCLWSNILHPIPEWGTPFNNTGGSYLSDKDQWTWCILPKNVVEFNVGLFSTLLVAACVELVFCLIQMINGLFGCICGTCGKE